A genomic segment from Chitinophaga niabensis encodes:
- a CDS encoding CusA/CzcA family heavy metal efflux RND transporter, with protein MLNQIIGFSVRNKLVVALFTIALIIYGFFELFKLPVDAVPDITNNQVQIITIAPSYGATDIERLVTFPVEQASSNIAGITEIRSYSRFGLSLVTLVFNDDVDIYLARQQVSERLAVIQESIPDGIGKPEMGPISTGLGEIYQYVVKPQKGYENKYNITELRTIQDWIVRRQLLGVKGVAEVSSFGGKLKQYQVAINPGKLQAHGVTITDVFNALETNNENTGGSYIEKQSTVLYIRSEGLIESKEDIENVVIRNVNGGAPLLIRDVAEVNIGAATRYGALTYNNEGEVSGAIVMMLKGANSNVVIKNIKSKIAEIQETLPEGVVIEPFLDRTNMVSNAIQTVQTNLLEGALIVVFVLVIFLGNLRAGLLVASVIPLSMLFAVIMMNLFGVSGNLMSLGALDFGLIVDGAVIIVEAVMHQLSHRKKLLSRQDMDKEVKSASSKMMNSAVFGQIIILIVYLPIFSLEGIEGKMFKPMAQTVAFALLGAFILSLTYIPMMSSLVLSRKIKVKQNLSDRIMAKIEVRYRSLLTKALKVPKIIVATVVVLFVLAVFVLTRLGGEFIPSIEEGDFAVETRVLSGSNLNTTIENVQKVAGILKSRFPEVKNIVTKIGSSEVPTEPLPMDMGDMIINLKPKSEWTSATSFDELSDKMGTAATEVPGVTTSFQFPVQMRFNELMTGARQDVVCKIFGEDLDTLGIYAKQLGNIVKTVKGTTELYVEQITGTQQIVVKYNRAAIAQYGLNIADINRNINAAFAGQSTGLVFEGEKRFDLVVRLQNEQRTDIRDVQNLLIPTPAGTQIPLNQVAAVKLVDSPSQIQREDTRRRILVGFNVSGRDVESIVKELQEKVRAGIKLPTGYSVSYGGSFENLNEAKARLSVAVPVSLILIFLLLYFAFSSIKYGLLIYTAIPLSAIGGIFLLALRGMPFSISAGVGFIALFGIAVLNGIVLVAEFNRIKNSGETDMKKIVVQGTVTRLRPVMMTAFVASLGFLPMALSNGAGAAVQRPLATVVIGGLMIATLLTLFVLPILYIAFEKAVKLKPKKVVVGAMLLLTALPSVAQKPIGIAEALDTAVANNLLVQNRKLRAEQAKALIRSGVNLPKTSINAEYGKFNSPFSDDRISVMQNFSLPTVYQQQSKQLSEEWKVALLEVELKEAEIRKLTTTIFYELLLTGEKESLLRKMDTTYSAFLRKAELRLKAGETNMLEKTSAENQLMQLRIWQKGLKQEKTILLQQFMLLLNTNDLRIPEATAYKLDTPLPDTATLAAHPALKLQQQQEKAAQAAVLVERSKLLPEFSVGYNNLSIRDGLTYTRSDRFQSFQLGLEVPIFSRSQKARVKSARTFQSIAQNETAYRTKVLHAEFSGALSQVEQFREIVSDFEKSTLKNAQEITATLNRQLQGGEINFLEWTVLNQQSLSTQLEYLDAVKNLNNSIINLNYLLAK; from the coding sequence ATGTTGAATCAGATTATCGGGTTTTCCGTAAGGAATAAACTCGTGGTGGCATTATTTACTATCGCCCTTATTATATATGGCTTTTTCGAACTCTTTAAACTACCGGTAGATGCTGTACCGGACATTACCAATAACCAGGTCCAGATCATTACAATAGCCCCTTCTTACGGCGCTACGGATATTGAGCGCCTGGTGACCTTCCCGGTTGAACAGGCCAGCAGCAATATAGCCGGCATCACGGAGATCCGCAGTTATAGCCGGTTTGGCCTTTCACTGGTTACACTGGTGTTTAATGACGATGTTGATATATACCTCGCCCGGCAACAGGTATCTGAAAGGCTGGCAGTTATACAGGAATCCATACCGGACGGTATCGGTAAACCTGAAATGGGGCCTATTTCCACCGGCCTGGGAGAGATCTACCAATACGTGGTGAAACCCCAAAAAGGGTACGAAAACAAATACAACATCACCGAGCTGCGCACTATCCAGGATTGGATCGTTCGCCGGCAACTGCTCGGCGTGAAAGGTGTAGCCGAAGTAAGCAGCTTTGGCGGTAAACTGAAGCAATACCAGGTGGCCATTAACCCCGGTAAACTGCAGGCACACGGTGTTACTATCACGGATGTGTTCAACGCACTGGAAACAAACAATGAAAACACCGGGGGCTCTTATATCGAAAAGCAATCCACTGTGCTGTACATCAGGAGTGAGGGGCTTATCGAAAGCAAAGAAGATATTGAGAATGTAGTGATCAGGAACGTCAACGGCGGTGCCCCCCTGCTCATACGGGATGTTGCGGAGGTAAACATCGGCGCAGCCACAAGGTATGGCGCGCTCACTTACAATAATGAAGGAGAAGTGTCCGGCGCTATTGTGATGATGCTTAAAGGCGCCAATAGTAATGTGGTGATCAAAAACATCAAAAGCAAAATTGCGGAGATCCAGGAAACACTGCCTGAAGGTGTGGTAATAGAGCCATTCCTGGACCGTACCAATATGGTCAGCAATGCCATTCAAACAGTGCAGACAAATCTTTTGGAAGGAGCGCTGATCGTTGTATTTGTGCTGGTGATCTTCCTGGGTAATTTAAGGGCGGGACTGCTGGTGGCTTCGGTGATCCCGCTGTCTATGCTGTTTGCTGTAATTATGATGAACCTCTTTGGCGTAAGTGGTAACCTCATGAGCCTCGGCGCGCTGGATTTCGGGCTTATTGTTGATGGTGCCGTGATCATCGTGGAAGCAGTAATGCACCAGCTCAGCCACAGGAAGAAACTGCTTTCCCGCCAGGATATGGATAAAGAAGTAAAGAGTGCTTCTTCTAAAATGATGAACAGTGCGGTATTCGGACAGATCATTATCCTCATCGTTTATCTCCCCATCTTCAGCCTGGAAGGGATTGAAGGGAAGATGTTCAAACCCATGGCACAAACGGTAGCATTTGCCCTGCTGGGGGCCTTTATACTCTCGCTCACTTACATCCCCATGATGAGCAGCCTTGTTCTGAGCCGGAAGATCAAAGTAAAACAGAACCTCTCAGACCGCATCATGGCTAAGATCGAAGTACGCTACAGATCGTTGCTTACAAAGGCACTGAAGGTGCCGAAGATCATCGTAGCCACGGTGGTTGTATTATTTGTGCTGGCGGTGTTTGTGCTTACCCGGCTGGGCGGAGAATTTATTCCCTCTATTGAAGAAGGCGATTTTGCGGTGGAAACACGTGTGCTTTCCGGCAGTAACCTCAATACCACTATTGAAAACGTTCAGAAGGTAGCAGGCATCCTGAAAAGCCGCTTTCCAGAAGTGAAAAATATTGTAACCAAGATCGGCAGCAGTGAAGTACCCACAGAGCCGCTTCCGATGGATATGGGTGATATGATCATTAATCTGAAACCTAAATCGGAATGGACTTCCGCCACATCCTTTGATGAGCTTTCAGATAAAATGGGAACCGCCGCCACAGAAGTGCCGGGGGTAACCACCAGCTTTCAGTTTCCCGTGCAGATGCGGTTCAATGAACTGATGACGGGGGCCAGGCAGGATGTGGTGTGTAAGATCTTCGGGGAGGACCTGGATACATTGGGCATCTACGCCAAACAGCTCGGCAACATCGTTAAAACCGTAAAAGGCACTACTGAACTCTATGTAGAGCAGATCACCGGAACACAGCAGATTGTTGTGAAATATAACCGCGCCGCCATTGCGCAGTACGGATTAAATATTGCGGACATCAACCGGAACATCAATGCCGCATTTGCAGGCCAGAGCACCGGCCTTGTCTTTGAAGGAGAAAAACGTTTTGACCTGGTTGTACGCCTGCAAAACGAGCAACGTACAGATATCAGGGATGTACAGAACCTGCTGATCCCCACCCCTGCCGGCACACAGATCCCCCTGAACCAGGTGGCCGCTGTAAAACTGGTAGACAGTCCCAGCCAGATCCAGCGGGAAGATACCAGGAGAAGGATCCTGGTGGGCTTCAATGTAAGTGGCCGGGATGTGGAAAGCATTGTGAAAGAATTGCAGGAGAAGGTCCGTGCCGGCATAAAACTACCCACGGGTTATTCCGTTAGCTATGGCGGCTCTTTCGAAAACCTGAACGAAGCAAAGGCAAGGCTTTCTGTGGCTGTACCCGTTTCTTTAATCCTCATATTCCTGCTATTGTACTTCGCTTTCAGTTCCATTAAATATGGCCTGCTTATCTATACGGCCATCCCACTTTCTGCCATAGGCGGCATCTTCCTGCTGGCATTGCGCGGCATGCCATTCAGCATAAGCGCCGGGGTAGGTTTTATTGCCCTTTTTGGCATCGCTGTTTTAAATGGGATTGTACTGGTGGCAGAATTCAACAGGATCAAAAATTCAGGAGAAACCGATATGAAGAAAATTGTTGTCCAGGGAACCGTAACCCGTTTAAGACCGGTGATGATGACGGCCTTTGTAGCTTCGCTTGGTTTTTTACCGATGGCATTGAGCAACGGTGCAGGTGCCGCTGTTCAAAGGCCACTGGCAACAGTGGTGATCGGTGGACTTATGATTGCTACATTGCTTACACTTTTTGTGCTGCCGATCCTTTACATCGCTTTTGAAAAAGCGGTTAAGCTAAAGCCGAAGAAAGTTGTTGTTGGGGCCATGCTGCTGCTCACTGCTTTACCATCTGTAGCACAAAAACCTATTGGTATAGCGGAAGCGCTGGATACAGCAGTGGCCAACAATCTGCTGGTACAGAACCGCAAACTGAGAGCTGAACAGGCAAAAGCGCTGATCAGATCGGGCGTAAATCTTCCGAAAACTTCTATCAATGCAGAATATGGCAAGTTCAACAGCCCGTTTTCAGATGACAGGATATCCGTGATGCAAAATTTCAGCCTGCCTACTGTGTACCAGCAGCAAAGCAAACAGTTGAGTGAGGAATGGAAAGTGGCATTGCTGGAAGTAGAGCTTAAGGAAGCGGAGATCAGGAAACTCACCACTACTATATTTTACGAGCTGTTGCTGACCGGTGAAAAGGAATCTTTGCTGCGTAAGATGGACACTACCTACAGCGCCTTCCTGCGAAAAGCCGAACTGCGGCTGAAGGCAGGAGAAACCAATATGCTGGAGAAAACCAGTGCCGAAAACCAGCTCATGCAACTCAGGATCTGGCAAAAGGGCCTCAAGCAGGAGAAGACCATACTCCTGCAACAGTTTATGCTGTTACTCAATACAAACGACCTGCGCATACCGGAAGCAACCGCCTATAAGCTGGATACACCTTTACCAGATACCGCCACGCTGGCAGCACACCCTGCACTGAAATTACAGCAGCAACAGGAGAAAGCAGCACAGGCAGCTGTATTGGTGGAAAGATCGAAGCTCCTGCCGGAATTCAGTGTTGGTTACAACAACCTGAGTATCCGGGATGGGCTTACTTATACACGTTCGGATCGCTTTCAGTCTTTTCAGCTGGGCCTGGAAGTCCCGATATTTTCGCGATCTCAGAAAGCCAGGGTGAAGTCTGCCAGAACTTTTCAAAGCATTGCCCAAAACGAAACAGCCTACCGTACAAAAGTGCTGCATGCTGAATTCTCCGGTGCCTTAAGCCAGGTAGAACAATTCCGGGAAATTGTATCGGACTTTGAAAAAAGCACGTTGAAAAATGCGCAGGAGATCACTGCTACCCTTAACAGGCAACTGCAGGGCGGTGAAATTAATTTCCTGGAATGGACGGTGTTAAATCAGCAATCGCTGAGCACACAGCTCGAATACCTGGACGCCGTTAAAAACCTGAACAATAGCATTATTAACCTGAACTACCTTTTAGCTAAATAA
- a CDS encoding serine hydrolase domain-containing protein — MKKILFLLVFSNAAFAQLPQKAKLDQYFDRLAEKNKAMGNLSIAKDGKVLYTRSIGYSQLNVKPLTAESRFRIGSITKMFTTAMIFQLIEEGKLKPEDTLAKFFPQIPNAGKITIAQMLGHRSGIPNVRRAQVHGKNVNTLPMKKDEMLTLIVNGKPDFEPGTKHGYSNSAYLVLGLILEKVTGRSYAKNLEKRVTGKIGLKDTYMATGNIDVNKKEALTYMYFDSAWKQMPETHPGILFSAGAIVSTPNDLNKFIQALFDGKIVSKESLDQMKTMIEGEGMGMEPFTFAGKTFYGHTGGADNYGAWLAYQPEEKLAVAYTTNAKVVPVRDIVSGVIDIYYDKPFQIPGFEAIAVSAEVLDQYTGIYTTPDAPVKFTISRQGTILFIQPPGESKAAPLEAIAQDKFQIQGAIVVEFDAAKKQMIIKRAGGQRVFTKEK, encoded by the coding sequence ATGAAAAAGATCCTATTCCTTCTGGTATTCAGTAATGCGGCTTTTGCCCAACTGCCTCAGAAAGCCAAGCTCGACCAGTATTTTGACCGCCTGGCCGAAAAGAATAAAGCGATGGGGAACCTCAGCATCGCCAAAGACGGCAAGGTGCTCTACACGCGCAGCATCGGCTACAGCCAGCTCAATGTGAAGCCGTTAACAGCGGAGAGCAGGTTCCGCATTGGTTCGATCACAAAGATGTTCACTACTGCCATGATCTTTCAGCTGATAGAAGAAGGGAAATTAAAGCCTGAAGACACGCTCGCTAAATTCTTCCCGCAGATCCCGAATGCCGGGAAGATCACCATTGCGCAAATGCTCGGTCATCGCAGCGGTATCCCCAACGTAAGGCGTGCACAGGTTCATGGGAAGAATGTGAACACCCTTCCCATGAAGAAAGATGAGATGCTCACATTGATCGTTAATGGCAAGCCGGATTTTGAGCCGGGCACAAAACATGGCTACAGCAATTCCGCCTACCTGGTGTTAGGCCTCATCCTCGAAAAAGTAACCGGCCGGTCCTACGCGAAAAACCTTGAGAAAAGGGTTACCGGGAAGATCGGGCTGAAGGATACCTATATGGCCACCGGAAATATTGATGTGAACAAAAAGGAAGCACTTACTTATATGTACTTTGACAGTGCATGGAAACAGATGCCGGAAACCCATCCAGGCATCCTCTTCAGCGCAGGAGCCATTGTTTCAACACCGAATGATCTGAACAAGTTCATCCAGGCGTTGTTCGATGGAAAGATCGTATCAAAGGAAAGTCTTGATCAGATGAAAACAATGATTGAAGGGGAGGGTATGGGAATGGAACCCTTCACATTCGCCGGTAAAACCTTCTACGGCCATACAGGCGGAGCAGATAACTATGGAGCGTGGCTGGCTTACCAGCCGGAGGAAAAACTGGCAGTGGCTTATACTACCAACGCAAAGGTTGTTCCCGTTCGCGATATTGTAAGCGGGGTGATAGATATCTACTACGATAAACCATTTCAGATACCCGGCTTTGAAGCTATCGCCGTTAGTGCGGAAGTGTTGGATCAATACACAGGTATTTATACAACACCCGATGCTCCTGTGAAATTTACGATCAGCAGGCAGGGCACAATACTTTTCATTCAACCACCCGGAGAATCCAAAGCTGCCCCACTTGAAGCAATAGCACAGGATAAATTTCAGATCCAGGGAGCAATTGTTGTTGAATTCGATGCTGCGAAAAAACAGATGATCATTAAACGTGCCGGTGGACAGAGGGTTTTCACAAAAGAAAAGTAA
- a CDS encoding TIR domain-containing protein has translation MAIHKPLVFIGCSSEGLELAKNLQYQLQSIARTKIWNQGVFALGDSTLEGLIQALDDFDYAIFILSADDESVSRNERFLTSRDNVVFELGLFMGKLGRRKTFALYDAHKRPKIISDLAGITLATYDSSDPDLSSCLGPASYLISKTIKDSLPKQTLTTTSFWKSYLANSYHIVVGRFQEFKHFEPSGFLAVGDARALSDVSAYLESIGSKPPKVEYADKIDGDLLGNDLIIIGGPDANELCKEVVARLSLSLRFGNPQKYEVSFTNSKTGEKYVPVLMDGKVKKDFGVIIKAPNPFNPKRNVILLFGAFGYGTWAAVKHAISQDFLENQTVLENYFECVVETEIVKDRPQAFKMVFLEKLEVTV, from the coding sequence ATGGCTATACACAAACCCCTTGTCTTTATAGGCTGTTCTTCCGAAGGATTGGAGCTTGCAAAGAACCTTCAATATCAGCTTCAAAGCATTGCACGTACAAAAATCTGGAACCAGGGGGTATTTGCTTTAGGGGATAGTACGCTTGAAGGACTTATCCAGGCGCTGGACGACTTTGACTATGCAATATTCATCCTGAGTGCAGATGATGAGTCTGTTAGCAGAAATGAAAGATTCCTGACCAGCCGGGACAATGTTGTATTTGAGCTTGGCCTCTTTATGGGTAAACTTGGCCGGAGAAAAACTTTCGCATTATATGATGCGCATAAGCGACCGAAGATTATATCCGATCTCGCAGGTATTACACTTGCAACTTACGATAGCAGTGACCCGGACCTATCTTCATGCCTGGGCCCGGCCAGTTACTTAATCAGCAAAACAATAAAGGACAGTTTGCCAAAGCAAACATTAACTACCACATCTTTCTGGAAAAGCTATCTCGCAAACAGTTATCATATAGTAGTTGGCAGGTTCCAGGAATTTAAACATTTTGAACCTTCCGGTTTTCTTGCGGTGGGAGATGCCAGGGCCCTATCAGATGTTAGCGCATATCTCGAATCTATTGGCAGCAAGCCGCCAAAGGTAGAATATGCTGACAAAATAGATGGTGATCTGCTTGGTAATGATCTTATTATCATAGGAGGGCCGGATGCCAATGAATTATGCAAAGAAGTAGTAGCACGGCTTAGTCTCTCCCTGAGATTTGGCAACCCTCAAAAATATGAAGTGAGCTTTACCAACTCAAAAACAGGAGAGAAGTATGTACCCGTTTTAATGGATGGCAAAGTAAAAAAGGATTTTGGCGTTATCATAAAAGCTCCTAATCCCTTTAATCCTAAGCGCAACGTTATCTTATTATTTGGCGCGTTTGGATATGGAACATGGGCAGCCGTTAAACATGCCATTAGCCAGGATTTCCTCGAAAACCAAACCGTACTGGAAAATTATTTTGAATGTGTGGTGGAAACGGAGATTGTTAAAGACAGGCCCCAGGCTTTTAAAATGGTCTTTTTGGAAAAACTGGAGGTGACAGTATAA
- a CDS encoding pentapeptide repeat-containing protein, whose amino-acid sequence MLNAKMIGDKIAAARKKVNISQAQLAQRLFISSQAVGKWERGESMPDITTFNSLAEILGVDLNYFSENFPSEAPVKQPDILPSEKEEKKLNWDMSRGNWVDADFSGLKNLHEKFSSSNMQRCRFIGSNLSGLLLKSNNVNSCDFSNSDFSSSHIQHSHLANNLFKDCSMKETEFSGSHISGCDLSGADLTGVVIRSGGMDKNTLDNAVWNRTSFKETYLGDMTFGGAIENCYFENCSFKRVIFQHATLTNTFFKCRSLKGIQFIDCQADRMTYEFLKSGKADLSGITLLTA is encoded by the coding sequence ATGTTAAATGCAAAGATGATCGGCGATAAAATTGCCGCAGCACGAAAGAAAGTAAATATTTCTCAAGCCCAGCTCGCTCAGCGTTTATTTATCAGCTCGCAGGCAGTCGGAAAGTGGGAGCGGGGAGAGTCAATGCCGGATATCACTACTTTTAACAGTCTTGCAGAAATACTGGGGGTAGATCTTAACTATTTTTCAGAAAACTTCCCGTCAGAAGCCCCGGTTAAACAACCGGATATATTACCATCCGAAAAGGAGGAGAAAAAGCTTAACTGGGATATGTCCCGCGGAAACTGGGTGGATGCAGACTTTTCAGGGTTGAAGAACCTGCATGAAAAATTCAGCTCTTCCAATATGCAGCGCTGCAGGTTTATTGGTTCAAACCTCTCGGGCCTGCTGCTAAAAAGCAATAATGTGAACAGTTGTGACTTTTCCAATTCCGATTTCAGCAGCAGCCATATTCAGCACTCCCACTTAGCCAACAACCTGTTTAAGGACTGTTCTATGAAAGAAACGGAGTTTTCAGGAAGCCACATCTCCGGTTGTGATCTTTCTGGCGCCGATCTTACCGGGGTGGTGATCAGGTCCGGTGGTATGGACAAAAATACACTTGATAATGCCGTGTGGAACCGGACCTCCTTTAAGGAAACCTACCTCGGCGATATGACTTTCGGAGGAGCAATAGAAAACTGCTACTTTGAAAACTGCTCCTTCAAAAGGGTGATCTTCCAGCATGCAACGCTTACCAACACTTTTTTTAAATGCAGGAGCCTGAAAGGGATCCAGTTTATAGATTGCCAGGCAGACCGGATGACCTATGAATTCCTGAAAAGCGGGAAGGCAGATCTGAGTGGCATCACATTGTTAACAGCATAA
- a CDS encoding ABC transporter ATP-binding protein: MLPHEIAISVQGLKKSYKNIPVLTGVDLEVRKGCIFALLGANGAGKTTIVKILSTLLRQDSGNATVNGFDVASKPDNVRASISLTGQFAAVDEILTGRENLVMIARLRHLRDPHQVADDLLKRFGLADAANRRASAYSGGMRRRLDIAMSLVGDAPLIFLDEPTTGLDPEARIEVWKIIKEMAGNGRTILLTTQYLEEAEQLADRIAILDNGRIIVNGTLAELKKLFPPAKVEYIEKQPTLEEIFLTIIGKKGE, translated from the coding sequence ATGTTACCACATGAAATTGCCATCTCGGTGCAGGGATTAAAAAAGTCCTATAAAAATATTCCTGTGCTTACGGGAGTAGATCTTGAGGTAAGGAAAGGCTGCATTTTTGCCCTGCTCGGTGCCAATGGTGCCGGTAAGACGACCATTGTTAAAATACTCAGTACGCTGCTCAGGCAAGATAGCGGAAACGCAACGGTCAACGGGTTTGATGTTGCGTCAAAGCCTGATAACGTGCGGGCTTCGATCAGCCTGACGGGGCAGTTTGCAGCTGTGGATGAGATCCTGACAGGGCGGGAAAACCTGGTCATGATAGCCAGGCTGCGGCACCTCAGGGATCCGCATCAGGTTGCCGATGATCTGCTGAAACGCTTCGGTTTGGCCGACGCTGCCAACCGCAGGGCTTCTGCTTATTCCGGGGGTATGCGCCGCAGGTTAGATATTGCTATGAGCCTTGTGGGAGATGCACCGCTGATTTTCCTCGACGAGCCAACCACCGGACTTGATCCCGAAGCACGTATTGAGGTTTGGAAGATCATCAAAGAAATGGCCGGCAATGGCAGAACAATATTGCTGACCACGCAGTACCTGGAAGAAGCCGAACAACTCGCTGACAGGATTGCCATACTTGATAATGGCAGGATCATCGTGAACGGTACACTCGCCGAACTGAAAAAGCTCTTCCCCCCTGCGAAAGTTGAATACATTGAAAAACAGCCCACTTTGGAGGAGATCTTCCTTACAATCATTGGCAAAAAGGGGGAATGA
- a CDS encoding efflux RND transporter periplasmic adaptor subunit, which translates to MNYQLIFHCAIILSLYGCGGSPVPASENIPETGSADIVTLSPEQLKNINLQTGELRLQNMSGNLKLSGQIDVPPQNLVSVSIPLGGYLRSTSMMPGTHVRKGQLLAVLEDPQYIQLQQDYLTAKNKLNYAAKEYDRQKELNSSKASSDKVMQQAENEFRNLTIESKALAVKLGLIGINATRLTENTISQTINIYSPINGYVSKVNVNIGKYVTPSDVIFELVNPEDIHLNLTVYEKDLNKLAIGQHAIAYTNSRPDQQYDTEIILISHSLNENRSADVHCHFEKYDKNLVPGMYMNAEIRLNDTKEKVLPADAVVNFENKDYVFVQEGERSFKMTAVEKGQSGDGVTVIVSPGLDGKKIVTSGAYSLLMKLKNTAE; encoded by the coding sequence ATGAACTATCAACTCATTTTTCATTGCGCGATCATTTTATCACTCTACGGCTGTGGCGGCAGCCCTGTACCCGCATCAGAGAATATTCCGGAAACGGGCAGTGCAGATATTGTTACATTAAGCCCTGAGCAGCTTAAGAACATCAACCTCCAAACGGGGGAACTCAGGTTGCAAAACATGAGCGGGAACCTTAAGCTCAGCGGTCAGATTGATGTACCGCCTCAAAACCTTGTATCCGTTAGTATTCCTTTGGGCGGCTACCTGAGATCTACCAGTATGATGCCCGGCACCCATGTGCGCAAAGGGCAATTACTGGCTGTTCTGGAAGATCCCCAGTACATCCAGCTGCAGCAGGATTACCTTACGGCAAAGAATAAACTGAACTATGCCGCTAAAGAATACGACAGGCAGAAGGAACTGAACAGCAGCAAAGCCAGCAGTGATAAAGTGATGCAACAGGCGGAGAACGAATTCAGGAACCTTACGATCGAAAGCAAGGCCCTTGCCGTTAAATTAGGCCTGATAGGCATAAATGCCACCCGTCTTACAGAAAACACCATTTCACAAACCATTAATATCTATTCCCCTATCAACGGATATGTGAGTAAAGTGAATGTGAACATTGGAAAATATGTAACACCGTCAGACGTAATCTTTGAACTGGTAAATCCGGAAGACATTCACCTGAACCTTACCGTGTACGAAAAAGACCTGAATAAGCTGGCCATCGGGCAGCATGCCATTGCTTATACCAACAGCAGGCCTGATCAGCAGTACGACACGGAAATTATCCTCATCAGCCATTCATTGAATGAAAACCGCAGTGCAGATGTGCATTGCCATTTTGAAAAATATGATAAAAACCTGGTGCCGGGCATGTACATGAATGCGGAGATCCGCCTGAACGATACAAAGGAAAAAGTACTGCCCGCCGATGCTGTGGTAAACTTCGAAAATAAAGATTACGTATTTGTGCAGGAAGGGGAACGCAGCTTCAAAATGACAGCCGTGGAGAAAGGGCAATCAGGCGATGGCGTAACGGTGATTGTTTCCCCCGGTTTGGATGGTAAGAAGATCGTTACTTCCGGTGCCTATTCTTTACTGATGAAATTGAAGAATACAGCAGAGTGA
- a CDS encoding ABC transporter permease, with the protein METMNSYFFSDMSVMLGRSMRHIFRSLDTIITVTIMPIAMMLLFVYVFGGAIQSGTDNYVNYVLPGILLIAVANSIGYVSYRLFLDKQRGIFERFNSMPIAHSAALWGHVLTSLVSNAISLVVIVLVALLMGFRSPAGILSWLAVAGIIALFTLALTWIAAIAGLSAKSVDGAGVIAYPIHFLPIISSAFVPTASMPGPVRAFAENQPVTPIVEAIRALLLNQPVGNEIWIALAWCAGIMLVAYIFAGRVYKMRA; encoded by the coding sequence ATGGAAACGATGAATAGTTATTTTTTCAGTGACATGAGCGTAATGCTCGGGCGTTCCATGCGCCACATCTTTCGCAGCCTGGATACCATCATTACGGTTACCATTATGCCCATTGCCATGATGCTGTTGTTCGTCTATGTATTTGGCGGAGCAATTCAATCCGGCACTGATAATTATGTGAATTACGTGTTGCCCGGCATACTATTGATTGCTGTTGCGAACAGCATAGGTTACGTGTCTTATCGCCTGTTCCTGGATAAGCAACGGGGCATATTCGAGCGTTTCAACTCAATGCCTATTGCGCATTCAGCCGCACTGTGGGGGCATGTGCTAACCTCGCTGGTATCCAATGCTATTTCGCTTGTGGTAATTGTTCTTGTAGCGCTCCTTATGGGCTTCCGTTCCCCGGCAGGGATATTATCATGGCTTGCCGTAGCGGGGATCATCGCATTGTTTACACTGGCCCTGACGTGGATAGCTGCGATTGCCGGATTATCTGCGAAATCGGTGGATGGTGCAGGTGTGATTGCCTATCCGATCCACTTCCTGCCGATAATCAGCTCTGCGTTTGTACCTACAGCTTCCATGCCGGGACCTGTTCGCGCCTTTGCCGAAAACCAGCCGGTGACCCCTATCGTGGAAGCTATCCGCGCGTTACTCTTAAACCAGCCGGTGGGCAACGAAATATGGATTGCTCTTGCATGGTGTGCTGGAATTATGCTGGTTGCTTACATTTTTGCGGGAAGGGTGTATAAAATGCGGGCATAG